The DNA window GTATTCAAAAGGATAGTCAGTATTGATTGGGATGGTGAGGTCTACAGTATCAACAGGTCAGGATgagaatttaaatgttaaaggtcggtaaaaaaaataatttccacaTTAATGAcataaacaaattattttacaacattaaagctgcagtcTCTGTATTGTATATACTTATGCTGGATACATCTTGTATAACTATATTCTACACAACCACAGAAATTGCTCATTaggagctgctctgctgcataAATCCATCAACTATAAAATAAGCACGTTTATCTTCAGCGTTTTTATGACTAACTCCTGCCATAGAGAATGCTATGAAAATTTTACTGTCAGACTAGATCATGTGTCTGAATAGCATCCTGTCTTAGATCCAATTTGAAATTGGAGCTACATTATGTCATAAGCTGCTCTTAAGGCctgtctcagtgttttttttagaggaaaacaaagtCTGAAGTAATTAACTGGGCTAATAGTTGGTGCACTGTGTCACAAGTCTCTTATAAAGTGTGTTTTTGGTAATAAAAGCATGAGATGCACAAGAAGAGTGATgtaaggagagagggagaatgagaCTAGGGGGGTTTCACAGATGCCTGCAATGCTGCTATTGTAACACATCCATCCCAAAATAACACTTCAAGATACACTAAAGCTTCAAGCGCACGTGTCTGTCAAGCAGTGGATCAATGTGAGCAACATCATATTACAAAGCCAGGCTGTGTCATGACAAAACAAATGCTACTGAAAGACATAGTAGTAGTACCCTCTCACCGTCAGATAAACTAAATTGCATTTATTGATTACTTTAAGTTAAAATAACCATTTATACACTAATTTTTAAGCTAAAATGTTCTGTAAACTATTCATCTGTAAATTTTAACAAACTCttatctaatacttttattttgtatttcatcaATCATGTTTAACTCTTTTCcaatacttttattttgcattttaaccATTTATCCATCACTTTCAAGTAACTGTTATCAATTGCTTCTATTTTGTTTTATCCGTTAAATTCTCAGCTGCCTGGCATTTTCAGCATGTGGTGTTCAGAAGTCAAAGcttgattaatatatatagttcttaataaaaatatatatatttagagatAAAACGTAGCTAATTAACATCAAGGGGAATCGTTTTATTTATGTTCTGTGGACAAGTATGTTCATGAAATGGACTGACAAGTATCACTCAGCACTTCTTATACTTCAAATGCCACTAGTAGCGAAGCACATGATTGCAGACGAGGGGTGAAGAGGTTCAGTCACCTCTCTTTCCTCACTCACTTCTCAGCTCCAGCAACCAACGGCTCTTTAGGAGGAAATGTGGCATTTTAGGATTCAACATAATCCTAAATCGACTGTTAGGTTAAGTTAAACTTAGGTGTCTGTTTCTGCACGGGTGTACACAAGTTGTCCCTtgacttgtgtgtttgcagcctaAAAATACTCCTGATTCCACATGCCGCTTTAAAGCCCGTAGAGCCGTTTTCCCTTTGTAATAATCTCTCCTCCACCATCCATCATGTAGGTGGTTAAACTCTCATCGGGCTCCGCACAAACATTTCGGTTCAGCAGTCAAAGCACTTGTGACTTGCATCACGTATTCCAGGTGACCTTTCTAAAGACCCGGCCGTAACCAAAACAATCATAAACACTGAGATAGTTTGAAGGGAGGCACGCAGAGCACAAAGAAACCTTGTCTCCAAACCGGTAATTGACAGTGCGTGATGTCCTGCAGTGCGCTGGCTCTGAAGGGACATGTTTGTACAAAATTAGTTATCAAACTCAaaaatcatgagaaaacaaGACTTTGATGTTATTGAAAACCTATTAATATACATCTTAAAATGTAACGTCCATGTATTGGGCAGTATTTATGAGAACGCATATTTTCTGGGCATTATATTTGACATTGGCACCTGGAGGCTGACCGCTTATCTCActtgtcttgtttcttttttggcCTACTGACTCACTGGCAGCAGTTGGACCTTTAATTATAGCAACCGCGGCATTCCTTTCTGACAGAATAGGGGGAGATAGGCAGAGAGGCCATGGGAGGGCAAGTGTGAGCCATATagacaaatatacaaaaatagAGAAAGATTCAAGATAGTCAAAGATGGACAGCAGTGTCTGTTGTGTGGTTTAATTTCATTAGGACGGGGAGGCAAGCAGACCTTATTAGGCTACTAtaactctgctgctgtgtcttgatatttgtctctttcttttcctaaTGCTAAGACCGAACAACCACCATGGGCCAGAAGCTGGAGAAGCTATCGGAAAAAGACGAAGAGTCGCACACTAATTCAGAATGTTCTGAGCAAACTGGAGAGACAGAACAGTCGGAGACAAGAGAACAAGATGAGAGCATGCATCAGGACGAAGGCAGTTTTGCGACCCCTCAGAGTATTGATGGGATTAGCGGGAGCAATGTCAGTGGCCTGGCGACCGGGCACGCAGGGGAGCACGCAGTCACTTCTGCACGTCCAGACTCCCAAACTGGGCAGCCAATCAGACCTCTGTGTCAGGAGGAGCACCCGCTCAACACTAGGGGAGAGTGGGTGGGTGGAGACAGGGAGAGCCGGAGTGTCACTCGAACTGTAGCAGAGTCAAGAACTGTTCTGAGACTGAAAAACACCAGAAAAACTTTAATCCAGAAGCAAGGCTCTGAGAGTGACGCTGTGGTCTTTACGAGGACTACGGCTATGGAGGAGAAGGGAAATGGGAGGAAATCTGAAACTGGCTGCAGCAAGTTAGATCCTGACACTCAAAGCAGGGGTCTGACAGCATCAGGTGATCCCACCAATGACGAGGATTTTGTGGTGCTTGATAAGGATGAAACTTGGATGTCTTCTGATGGAGAAAATGATCCTTTTGGTGACAGGATAAAAACAGATAATCTTCAGTCATCcaataaaagaagagttgagGAAGACGCTTCTGCTACTTACGGTGACAGTAACCTTTCCCAACCTTCCAGGAATAACCCTCAAGGGAAATGTCACGAGAATAAAAGCAGAAGAACATCCGACACGCGTTTAGTGGGGACTGAAAGTGTGGAAGCACGTGTTAGAAGTTCACCCGCTGCCTGTCTGGAGAGCGAAACGGGTCAACATTTGGCTGAAGTGACAGGCAGCAGGTGTCAGCTAAAAGGAGTCAGTCATTTGGGGGCTGACTACGCTGAGACAACTGGGAGAGGAAAAGCAGAGAGGGAGCAAAACAACAGCAGTAGGTATTTTGGAAACACGCTTGATGAAGCAGGTTGTTTGAATGCACAGGGAGAGCACGGTGGGCAGAATAAGGAGGACAACAATTCAGAATTTGCTGTACAAAAAACTAAAGTTAATAAATCCTTTCTGAACAGGTTTGCTGATGCTGTTTCTCGGAGAGCTAAAGCAGGCACTGTTAGTTCATGCACTAAGACAGATGAAGGCCAAGCATTAACAAGAGCAGCCGACTTGCACCCCCAAAAGGCCAAGGCCCATAGTTCTGAAATACCACAGCAAGACCATCCCTTATTTTTACTCGAACAATGTGATGAGATCCCTTCTCTTCCGCTGCCAGGGAATGAAGGCTGTGATGGAAAGATACAGATAGCAAactcaaagagagagagggagcttgtttgtttctctgccgTCGTGACTTCTCCACCTTTAACTCATTTATTGACAAAGAAAGACACTATAATGGAAACACAAATCGATACGAGCGTGGCCAATTCACAGATGCCCACCTCATGCAATTCAAAGGATGAGTCTGTGCCAAAGGAAAAGCTCAAAGTTAAAGGTCCACCTCCGCCTGTCCCCAAAAAGCCTAAAAATCCAATGATAAAGCTCAAAACTGCGCAATTAATGTCCACTGATGTGCAAAGAAGAAACAAAGCTCATCTGAATTCTGAGGAGAGGGTCAAGAGAAgacacacttttcattttaacaaagaCTTTCCAGGTAACGCACCAACTAATCAGGACATGTGTTTGCTGTGGGATGAAAGAGGCCCTTACATCGTGCCAACCAACATGCGTCGGCTCTCCGTTGACCTTGAGCCGTGTCAACATCTTTTACACATGGATGATCAGTACAGCGATATGATCGACTACAACTACTGTGCGCGCATGGCTAACCTGTCTCCGGATAGAGAGCTGCAAAACCTGGACATGACACAAAGAAGAATATCCATAGGGAGACGATCCAGCTATAACAGCTCACCTCCTCCTGTTGCGAAAAAGCCCTCAAATCCCTTTACGTCCACAGAAATTCCAGAAGTCATGTCTGACATGGAAATCCACAGACCAAGACCTGCTTGCTCACGGAGAAGAGAAATCTACCCCGAGCCCCTATCTGAGAGAGTCAACACACAGGTCAGCAACGACAGCCATGCTAACTACAGTTACCGTAAAGATGTCACGGTTCATGGTGGAGATAGGGATGCAGCATATGACAGTGAGGTGGGCTCCTACAAGCCTGTGTCAGAAATTGTCAAGGAAGCAAATCAAATGCAAAGACATCAGGGTCGGGTCAAACCTGAAGGAGTCAAAGCTGAGGTTCGAGTGGCGGAACAGGGTCCAAGTGTGAAAGTGTCCCAAATAAAGAACGCCTTTGATGTCCCCAAGAAATCCAAAGAGAGACCGCCAGAAGTGCAACCACCTCCAAAAAAAGGTAAGGACTTGGGTTTACTACCTGCCCAGCACTAAACACCAGACAGACAAAATAAGCAATTAGCTGGTGAAGctagtggagcatttagctgCTAAAGAGACAGATATTTCCTGCAGTATGTCAATGTTTGACTTGACAAGTCTACATGAAAGCTAATGCTAATATAAAATCAGAAACGTTCTGTTTTTgctgatattttagttttagttgTACTTAACTAAAAGCAGCTGATGTGTTCAggctcaataaaaaaaactgtcagtgaGGGAACAACAGGATCACAGTTCCATAAAACATGACATCTAAACTTTTAAACCTAATTCTATTCAAagtcttgtttttcttgtctggTTGAGAGAGTAATTTAATAAAACACCAAAGCAGGATTTTCCCAGACAATGTTTTTCACATGGTTCAACTATGCCTTAGTAGCATTTACATAattgttgatgaaaaaaaggagaaatgccTGTTTCATATTCCCGTCATTGAGTCATTCAGTTGCTCCTCTTGACAAACcatcctcttttaaatctcagCCCCTGTTCGCCTCAATTTTCTCCCACACTCAAAACACATGCAGCTCTTTACACTCACTGCTAAGTGTAAATTTGAGTATTCATGTGTTCATCCATCCTGATTATCTCAGTTGCAGTTTTGGAAACTGCCCATGTTTTCACACCTTCTGCTGACTCACACTGGGACCGGCTCCAAGATCCTCTCCCATAGAATAAAGCAAGTTCAAAAATAGGCaaataaatgtggtttgatTCTGCTACATGTCCCATTTATTCATTTACCAaaaatttattgttttttattttagatacaAGATTTCACAATACTTTCTCAGTAACTTGAACCACTACAAATCCAACTCAAGGTCAACTTTCTatctttttatcatgttttttacaaCAGAAAGTCGTCTCAGGTGTCAAATATGATCTGCTGACATACGAGCAGTAGCTGTTGCAATCCATTAATCAATAACACTTATAGGTCTTATCTGTGGTGGGTTTCTGAAAGTGAATTCTAGACCTTGAGGAAAACTGTGTGATATGATTCAAAGTGCTGGAAAAAATCCATTGAATTGTAGCTTGAGAATTAATTATTTTGTCATTCTGTTGTTCCTAATGGAAAGGAACAACAGAATGACAATAATTGA is part of the Paralichthys olivaceus isolate ysfri-2021 chromosome 18, ASM2471397v2, whole genome shotgun sequence genome and encodes:
- the coro1cb gene encoding uncharacterized protein coro1cb isoform X1, with protein sequence MGQKLEKLSEKDEESHTNSECSEQTGETEQSETREQDESMHQDEGSFATPQSIDGISGSNVSGLATGHAGEHAVTSARPDSQTGQPIRPLCQEEHPLNTRGEWVGGDRESRSVTRTVAESRTVLRLKNTRKTLIQKQGSESDAVVFTRTTAMEEKGNGRKSETGCSKLDPDTQSRGLTASGDPTNDEDFVVLDKDETWMSSDGENDPFGDRIKTDNLQSSNKRRVEEDASATYGDSNLSQPSRNNPQGKCHENKSRRTSDTRLVGTESVEARVRSSPAACLESETGQHLAEVTGSRCQLKGVSHLGADYAETTGRGKAEREQNNSSRYFGNTLDEAGCLNAQGEHGGQNKEDNNSEFAVQKTKVNKSFLNRFADAVSRRAKAGTVSSCTKTDEGQALTRAADLHPQKAKAHSSEIPQQDHPLFLLEQCDEIPSLPLPGNEGCDGKIQIANSKRERELVCFSAVVTSPPLTHLLTKKDTIMETQIDTSVANSQMPTSCNSKDESVPKEKLKVKGPPPPVPKKPKNPMIKLKTAQLMSTDVQRRNKAHLNSEERVKRRHTFHFNKDFPGNAPTNQDMCLLWDERGPYIVPTNMRRLSVDLEPCQHLLHMDDQYSDMIDYNYCARMANLSPDRELQNLDMTQRRISIGRRSSYNSSPPPVAKKPSNPFTSTEIPEVMSDMEIHRPRPACSRRREIYPEPLSERVNTQVSNDSHANYSYRKDVTVHGGDRDAAYDSEVGSYKPVSEIVKEANQMQRHQGRVKPEGVKAEVRVAEQGPSVKVSQIKNAFDVPKKSKERPPEVQPPPKKDMSRRVVRQSKFRHVFGQAVRNDQCYDDIRVSRVTWDSSFCAVNPKFVAIIIDASGGGAFLVLPLLKTGRIDKVYPTVCGHTGPVLDIDWCPHNDLVIASGSEDCTVMVWQIPENGLENPLSEPVVVLEGHSKRVGIVTWHPTARNVLLSAGCDNQIIIWNVGTGQAMINLEDMHPDVIFSVSWSRNGNLLCTACKDKKVRVIDPRKQKIMTEKDKAHEGARPMRAIFLADGNIFTTGFSRMSERQLALWKSDNMDEPICVHEMDTSNGVLLPFYDPDTSVVYLCGKGDSSIRYFEITDEAPFVHYLSTFSTKEPQRGMGYMPKRGLDVNKCEIARFYKLHERKCEPIIMTVPRKSDLFQDDLYPDTAGPDPALEAEGWFAGKNGGPILISLKDGYVSTKNRDLKVVKSNVLETKAVTKVENTPTFQKHVPPPASAKMEDKLEEVLREFKSLRDRVILQDRRIARLEEQVAKVAM